ttttaaaacacTCCAAATATGCAATTTTCaccaatatattatttaaaacaacttCTTCTCCTTTCTAGAGAAGTGTGTGCCTGTCACAGATTGTGTTTGAACTTGTCATGTGACAGATAGGAAACTTGGAAAAGAGGAGAGGGTTTGACCTCGAGATTTTAGGTGAGCTGTTTCTATAGTGTGGCATTATTTGGGCAATCCCATCACATTTCCTCCTCTTCGGTCCTTCTGAGTCTGAAATGGGCATGGTAATAGCTGAGTGAGTAGTTGCCAGAGTCAGATAAGTTGATAAACGAAGACAATGGAAGTATAAAACAGTGTATGTAATTTGAATATGGCAGCACATATCCGTAATTCTActagagaaacagaggcaggatgatGAGGACTTCAAGTTAGTCTCAGTTACATGATAAATTTGACTCTATTTTGGGCTacatgaggtcctgtctcaaaaagatcccacaaagaaacaaaactctctttctctctctccatccatccatatgcaagtgtgtatgtgtgtgtgtgtgtgtttctcaaagTTTTTAGCAACATTTGAGCAATCACTATAATGGCTCCAATTTGAATGTGTGTGAAGAACAGGAGAAACACCTCTTCAAAGGactaggttttttaaaaattatgaaacaaacaCTAAAGTTTTATAAGTTTCTTTGACAGGCCAAATATTACTGGGTAAGTACATGCAGAAATATGAAGTAGAAGAAAGTTAAAAATTATGTTCTGTTTTATACTGTGAATAATGATCAACTCAGGGAATATCACCATGGGGTTAGGCACGAAAATGATGCTTGATTTTCTATTCCTGGGCTGCAATGTCAAGgcagtaattaagaaaaaaggGATTTGAGCCTGTGACACTTTCCCAGTTCTTCTTGCTTTTGTGAGACCCTCTGTACCATTATCAAGCACTCACATCCTTGTCTCTGAATTTCTTTCATTGTGCACACAGCTCTAGTTTTGTCTACAGTTTAGGTATTTCTTTACAGCCAAAAGTTTCCACAATGGTGTAATCAAGGAGGCACAGAAGCTAATTAACTATGGTTGGGTTTTGATTCTCATTCAACTTTCTAATACAGGCTTTAACAATGAGGTTTTGTAACCCTGTGTGGGAGGGTTCTTCCTGTATTctcatgtacctgtgtgtgcatatagaaatataaaggccGTTACATGTGGAAAGCCACCCTAGCATGGGGTGGAAGATCTCAACCTGAATGCTGACGTCATCAGGCACCTTTAGAAGCAGCACAAAGACCTCTGTGGTGGAGGCAGGATCCGTGGGCTGCACTCTGCCTTCCAACCATTGCTCTTGCAAGTTATATCTCTCTGGTCCCTGTTCTCCCAGTAAAATAAGCATGTTGGGTGGAAGACAGTCTCCTCCGCAGCTCAGCTGTTCTCTCCCCTGTCCACTCAGTCCTGGATTCCCTTCTGATCTACCTCTAGCTGAGTGCAGGCAAACTAGTGTGTTCTTATAACcattgtgataaaacacatgaCCAGAACAACTTAAAAGGGGGTATTTTTATTCTGGTTTATGGTTTTGGAGGACTGCCTGTGGCTGTTTGGCTGGTAGCAAGGTGAGATGTCACAGTGGAGGAGCTGGTGAAGAGCTGTGAGCTGTGCCCATAGCAATTTGTCTGTGTCCTGATGTGATCTCATGAGGAGGGGTCATTGTGATGGAGTCTGAACAGTAGGTAAAAGGGAAGGGGAGCTAGGTTGGCTTTCTGTGGCTGTTTTGAGAGGCGGTCTGATTGGTGCAGTGTTCAGTGGAATTTGACTGAGAGTGaacttgtttgtatgtgtgtgtgcctttgtatgtgaatgtgttttgcttttgggtgtttggtttttattttgaatatttggtttttatttccttgttgatGTGTATATATCTTGGAGAGCGTacacttgttttggtttgttctatgtttggaaattttattttcactctacttttaaattttttacatttatttgggtAGCCTTGCCACCAGAGATGTGTGGTCCAAGGGGTGAGTTGACAGTAGGGCCCAGCCCTGTGCCTACCCTCACATATGAGACTCTCCGGGCGCAATACGCCATCTTGAGGACTATTGGCCAGGGGGGCTGTGCCCAGGTGAAGCTGGCCCAGCACCGCCTCACGGGCGCTGAGGTAGCGATAAAAGTCCTGCGGAAGGGGCGAAAACAGGCCTTCCCAGCTAGGTCCGAAGTGGAGATAATGAAGAGGATGAACCATCCCAACATCGTCTCATTGCTCCAAGTCATTGAAACCAAAGAGAGTATCTTTCTGATCCTGGAACTGGCTGACGGACGCGAGCTGTTGGACTGGATCCAACAAGTTGGCTGCCTGCAGGAGGGCGTGGCTCGGAAAATATTCAAGCAGATCGTACATGCCATGTGCTATTGCCATGACCTAGGCATCGTTCATAGAGACCTCAAACCAGATAACATCATGGTGGATGCCACAGGCAAAGTCAAAATCATAGATTTCGGCTTGGGTACCTTAGTCAGGCCGGGCAAGAAGCTTTCTGGGTTCTGTGGTGCCTTACGATTTGGTGCCCCCGAATGCTTCCTGCACCAACCCTATGATGGCACCAAAGTGGACACATGGAACATGGGTGTTCTTCTATACTTTATGGTGACTGGGACCCTGCCATTTGAAGGTACCACCTTTCAAGAGCTAGGGAGCCAAGTTTTGCTAGGACGGTATGATGTTCCCTCATACCTCTCACAAGAACTGCAGGACATTATCCGATGCTTATTAACTGTAAATCCTACAGAGAGACCAACACTAAAGGACATTATGGAGCACCCTTGGCTTAGGCAAGGAGATGAGGGCTCACCAAACCATTGGGATGATATGGACCCTAGGAGCCTGGACCCTGCAATCATGGCAGCCATGGTAGATATGGGATTTGACACAAGTGACATCTGGAAATCTTTACTTTATAGATTGTTCAATGAACCCATGGCAACTTACAGCCTATTGAAACGCCAGGCACGCCAGCAGGATGACTTCATCAGCCAAGCCGAGTCAGTGCAACCAGGATTAACACCTTTCCCCACTCCCACAGATCCGGCTGACTTCCCTGGGTACCAAAAGAGGGCAGCTGATAAGCCAGCCTTTCAAGTCCTTGCATCCTCGAAAAGTGACTCTCTAGAGGACAGTTATCAGGTAGGGAAGAGGCTGAAAAGAAGCGCTATCCTGCCTGTATTTCCCCACCATTGCCTAGAGAAGAGGACACCCATACTTGATGTTGTCAAGGTCCCCACAGAGACACAGCACAGTGGGACTGCAGACACAATCCAAGGTGTGTGCAGGGTCTGGAAGAGGTGGACGAAGAGGATTAGGGCCAATTTACTACAGCTCTGCTGCTGCCTGCCACCCAAGAGGAAAAGAGTGGTGCCCCAACGGGAGGGAttgcaggaagagacagaaggtcagaggccagccaggAGGTACTGAAGCCCTGTAAATTATGAAGTCACAGTGTTGGGATCACTCTTGAGTGGACTCAAACAGCTGCTGAGAGGGACCCATGCAGGACATCCTGAGgctgggatggaggcaggagagaggcagcAAAGGGCTCAGGAGTCTTCAGGTGGATCCTATTCAGCAGAGATGTAGGCATGACAGTAGCCTTCCAAAGCATCCTGTCTACATGCCTGCAAGAGAGCCAATTATCTTGTGGGCGTGTCcctcactgctctctctctctgtgctgcgaTGACATGGTAGGTTATGGTGCTCCCCAAATCTACTTTTCACTCTTTTACAATAAACTTTATCATATAGACTGTTCACTCATCTTAGAATAAAGTTTATAGGGACAGAATATCATATAATGATAGAGACATGGATAAGTGATGTGTTTATAAGGCAAAGTTTGCCAATAACCCTCAGAACCTTAAAAAAAGGCAAAGGAATACCTCATAGAGCCAGAAAGGAGGCCATTGTCTTTGTGACCTGTTATCCTCACAGGGGCCAGCTTCACACCCCATTTCCCTGGTGACactaattttaagaaaagaaagcattattGCCCCttatatcaaaatttaaaataccacGAGAAAGTGGGTGGAGAAAGCAGCGTTATTTAGAGGGTCATTACGGGAAAGCTATCTCTTTGTGGACAAGAATAGAGTCTGGGTTCTACCTTGGCCCTGGGCAAAGATAACATTCTAATCTGCCCAAAGCATATATTTAATGAAACCTGAACCCAAAGGCATGCTAACCCTTTCTATGTGTTCTCTGGATGCCACCCAGTGTCCCGAGCATGCTCGCACTGATCCTGTCCATTGCTCTCCTGGGCCCAACTGTCTCCTCTCACCATCTTCCATGCTGCCAAGCTGCCTGgactgtttttctttcaaactgtAATAAAATGATTTGTAAGCTTCTGGATTGGTTTTCGTATCATGGCATCCAGAAGGGAGCTCCACTGTCCAATAACGTGCCAGTTATATGGGTTATGTTGTGTTTTTGCTCTTGGTATGCTTGCTTCACCACACTAAATTTGCTCCAATTGTCTAAGCAGATGGTCTTACCTCACAGAGGCCCTTGGAAATGTGTTAATTTCTCTAACTCCTACCTGTGTGTCCAGAGCACTACCTGACCTGCCACTAACACCTCTGGGACACAAGGCAGGGCTGCAAGGATCTGCATAAGAAGGGACCTGGCCTGAGTTAGGCTTGGGAACAGGTGATATGGCTCCAGGGAGCATCGGGGATTCAGGATCAAACTAGCTGCCTGCATTTCACACTGAAGGAACTGGATGGAGAAAAGTGTGCCTGTGTGGTAAGGTGACTGTGCCTTTTCTGTCCGCTGCACCTTGTGCTTGTTTCTGTTAAACTCATTTTCAGGAAAGACTGTATATGgccaatacatttttaaaaacttctactCCCATGATGAGGTACAGACGATCCTTGACTGTTGGTGGGTTAGGTTCCAATAAGCATGTAAATTGAAAAGTCAGAGCAAACCCCTCCCCCACGCCCTGTATGTTTTCTGAAGTGTCTGCATCTGAGAAATACTGTCAGATGGGAAGCCTCAGCTTCTACCTTATTTCAGACAGCATCTCTGGTTTTCCTATTGTGTAAGTCAGGCTAGCTGGCCTTCCAGTTAGGGGCCTTTAgctgtctctgctgcctgctcAGCACAGAAGGTCTGGGACCGGAGACATGCACGCTACTGTCCCAGCTCTTTTTACAGAGTTTGGAGCTTCGGTTTCAGGGTGTTGCTCTAGGACAGTGGCTGCTTTGCCCACCGAGCCACCTCATtgctcctctgttttctttgagacaagatgtcATTGTATCCCAGGTGTGCACTGAACTCTTGACGTAGCTGAAGGTGACCTTGGGCTTCTACTCCTGCTCTCTAGTTGACAGTCTGGAAGTCAGGGGTTCGTGCCTGCCAGGACACTACTGTACCAATAAAGCTACATCCCCAGTTACTGCTCCCAAACTGCATGGCTACCAATCAGCGTGGTAAGAGAGGATCATGAATTAGGGTGGAGAAAAGGTCAGGAGAAAATGGAGTGTTCCTTGTAACTGTGGATTGCTTTTGCTCCATTGTGAGCTGCAAAATGGAGAAATCCTAAACCACAGTGAGCTGGAGACTGTGGGAAGACTATTTTTCTCCATTGACataccaggttaaaaaaaaaaaaatcggccACTGAACAACTAAAATTAACAggaacagtagcagcagcaacaaccgACAACAGAAGTCACTGAGGGAGTAGTTTACAAGCCATAGGACCCGAGATATTTGATCCCCTGCAGCCATGTAAAGCTGGGCACTGGCTGAGAGATGAATCCGGGAGCTCACTGGCAGTTCAAAACCTCCTACACCTCAAtcccagggacacacagaaacacacagacacacacagacacacaaagcccTCTCCTGACTTCTGCAGTCACCTGCGCGCacgtacatacagacacacagacacacacacacagacacacacacacagacacacacacacacacacacacacacacacacacacacacacacacagacacacacacacacacaaatagaaagaaaagaaagacccaCAAAGCTGATTCCAGATTCCACCAAGAATCTCTGAATAGAAGACAAATATTCTAGGTTCCCTAGAGCCTAGATTGGAGgaccatacattttatttatttatttgcttgtttgtttgttctttgaagtTTTCAGACATGAACACAACcatacattttgattttttaaattttcattgtcGATTGAAGGCATTACAATACAAGGTTTGATACCTATGTGCATAGTAAAAAGTGTTGCTACACTGAAGCCACACTACACCCATCCCCATCAAGAGCACCGCAAATCTCTGCTGGAAGTCTTTACATCATATGACTATGGAGGAAGGACACTAGCAGATGGAAGCACAAAAGGTTTCTCGGTGGAAATGTTGAGGAAGACATAGAGCCCCCTGTCTCACCAATGGGGCCGAGTCAGAGGAAAAAAGGAATTATGTTAAAATCACAAGAGATTTAAGCAGAATGTTTGAAGGTTTGGTATTCTCTGAGCTCAGTCCATCCCTCTTAAGCTTATGTTGTTGTGTGTATTTTCTCCATCCTGGGTACCGAGCCACAGGCCCATCTTCCAGACAATGTTGCCAGCACTCTTACAACCTCCATCCTATGCATCATGGAGGGGAAAGATccaaatacaaatattcattCTACCGCTAACTTAACCAGCTTTCTGGGCCCTCAGTTCACCTGTAGAGGCTGGGAAATCGTATATAATGTTGGTTTATACCTTCAGAACCCTGAATAAACTCAACACATTAGAAGACAAGACTGTGAGGAGTCCCCAACTGGTGAGCTGGTAGAACGGGTACTGTAGTTCAGGGACTTGAATCGAGGCAAAGGGAACAAGAGCCACCCTCCAAAAGAGGACAAAGGGTTGTCCTGGATTGGTTTAGTATTTTCCATTGCCCTCTACTGCCATAATGACATGAGACTTGCAAGCTGGAATTTGAATTTATATGTGtagagtgatatatatatatatatatatatgcattcatgtgtggaggtatatatatttatttatgcgtgtgggtgtatgtgcatatTCATGAGTAGAGGTATATGTACATTCATGTGTGGAggcatatgtatgtattcatgcaaTACATATATAGGAGTCTTTATTTTCCCAAAGCGTCCTTATAAACAGGAAAGGACAAGGACACATACCCCTCCTATCCAGAACGAAGTAGGCCCATTGTGGATCTGGGTTTTCTAAACACTAATGAGAAGTGAGAAACAATATCGTAACTATCTCCCCTATGTCTGAAAAAATTACAGTCCATAGAAGACTCGTTGTCTTGAGTCCGCTCCTCTCGGTTATTATTATTCTGTGACCTCTCACTTTATTGAGTTATCTGACAATTCTTTTTAGCTATAAATGACtagtagtaacaaaataatttccaTTTAGCCACATGCTAAATTTGCTTGGACCAGAGGTCTAGTTCTGTGCAGTGGTGTTCCTTGGCTGTGGAAGAGGCCAGCCTTGCCTCCGGCTTGCAAAGTCACTTCAGCTTTCCTGGCATGTGTACCTAGTCTGCCCACTCCTTTGAGATGCTAGCAATCAGTTACTTGCACATTGTCAGAGTTTCATTGGTTGCTCAGATAAGAACATGATGGccgaaagcaacttgaggaacCAAGGGTCTGCTTCATGTTACCCTTGGAGCtgtcactgagggggaccacGGCAAACTCAAGCAAGAACCTGATGCAGAAACTAGCTTAGGGAtgttgctgcccacagtggggctAGGCTGTCCAGCACCAAGTAATGATGGACACagtgccccacagacatgcccatgggACAATCTGCTGTAGGCAGTTCCTCAGAGGAGGGTCTCCTCTCATACCTTAAGgccatgtcaagttgacactgaTAACAAGGATACTCATAAGTAAATTCTTTAGcatattttaatttgcatctgCATGATTTTACTCTTCTTGAAAGTTATATTTAGCAGTTTTCTCTGTTGCCTGGGACAAGGGCTGTTTCAGGGTGGCTAGCAATAAATGTTGTAGCATGAATAAAACCATGAAGCACTGTGTCAGTCACCTTGTGAGCTCATGTGAACAAGCTTGAACTTGACTGCACTTTTTACTTATTGTCAATGTTACTGATGACTTGGAACTTACCCAAACTATACCCATTCCATTTAGAAACATGCCACTTAGTAAAAATTGGCAAAAGttaaaatgcataaaaacaaTGCATAAAAAGCCTTCCCGTAATGAGCAGTCTCTGTCATACGTGGCTGCTATCCTTCCGGCCTTTCACATTATCCAGTCATTTAACAATAAGTATCAGTATTTCTGAGCTCTTATCTCTCTAGCTACAGTAGCAGAGGAAAGCAGACAAGCTCCTCCATCCAGAGCTGACATTTTAATTGGTGGGAAGGTTGTAAAAGtgcacaaatgaacaaaatcccAGCCCAAGAGAGCATGGGAATGCTAAAACGTGTACATTGTGAACTTTAAGTCCTGTACTGTTTAATAAGAGGTTCTATGCACAGGCATCAGTATGCAACcagctttccctctgtctctccctccctccctctctctcttcctccctccgtctgtctctgtctctctctcaccttcaCTCCCTCTTTCCACACAACATTGTAAGCAAGTGCATAAACTTGAAGCTTGgatgctctgctctgcctctgccacccagaggcagcttctctcccctgcccccccccaccccgccccaaccAGGAGAGTACagaggaagtttttttttctggtaggaTAGCAAACAAGATAAGCATTCTCAACGTTCAGGCTCATCAAGGTCCCTTTGATCTGCCCTTCAGGGCGGTTTTATGATTTTCACACACCCTGTATGGCTTGTTTCCTACAAAAAGCCAGAGAAAtcttatgaaaacacaaaactcaCCACATTATACTCCTGCTTAGAGCGCTTTGAAGGCTCTCCGTACCTCTTAGGCTCAAGTGGAACTCTCTGACATGGCTTTCAAGGCAATTCTGGACCGTTTTAATATTGTTTGCAAGTCTGCTTTCACTTATTAAGTCTCCCATCTGCTGTGGTTTGACTGTGAAAAGTCCCCCTAACTCGAGGGCATGCACAGTTTGGTTCCTACTTGATggtgcttttttaaaagttgtggcACCTCTAACAGGTGGGGCCTAGCCAGAAAAAGTGGGTTGAAGGGAGGAGGAAATTCTGAGGGTTGTAACTTAGTTCCATTTCCTGCCtgagttttctctgcttcctggttagaCTGTACCTTCTTGAGTTTGacttctgttgctgagataaagcACTATGATGAGAAGACACTTAGGACAGAAAatgctttatttcatcttacacaccATAGTAcagggaagtgagggcaggaactcaagcaagaacttgaagcagaaaccacacgAGCTAGCACACCCACAGACCCGTGCTTCCACAGTCCAGGACTgcttgcccagggaatggtgccacccacagtgggctgtgccatCTTATATCAAGATAATTTCATACAGATATGCTCATGAGCCCATCTGATCTGGGCAATCCCTCAATTGAGAGTCTCTTCTCATGTGACTCTAGATTGTGCTAAGTTGACAGTTAAGGATAACTAGGACAGTGACCTTGTAGTAGCTGTGTCTTTTCTGCTCTTGATGGACTTCTAAACCATGGGCCAAAACAGCCCTTGCCTCTCCTAAGTTGTTCTtgtcacagaggtcagaaaattaACTAATGTACCGTCTAGCACCTTTGCTCTCATTGCTTTTCCTTCCCAGCATGCTTTCAGGGCTCTGTAAAGCCCATGTCTTCTCGTCACTAAGCATTTTACTTACCCAATGTTAAGTAACTGCACTCCCATGCTTTATTATTTCATTCCGTTTTAATTTATTTGGAAAGGTACTAATccctttatattttcttgttctatttgtCTTCTATTTCTCTTTGTGATTATATGAGGTTTTGGATGGTCAGATCTCATTCACTGCACATCCTTACTTAGTGCCCAGTATAGATCTTGGCATGTAGTAGGGAATCATTAAGTAGATATGAGTCAAATAGATGAACCATGTCGTATTTTCTCCACCACAGAATTAaggttaattttatgtgtcaaacGGGGCTCACTGGGCAATGCCTAGATACCCGGCTAACCATTATTTCAGGGTGTGCCTGTGAGTCATTCTGGGAGAAATTAGAGTGCAAATAGATGGAGACACTAACAAAAATTAATGTGAGTGGGCCCGAATAGAGCCAAGAGTGAAGAGGGGAAGGATAAGACATGTTTTTGTCTCACTCTTTGAGCCGGTACTTTATGTGATCTTTTGAACTTGCTTTTATTGATTCTCAAGCCACCAGCTTCATCTTGAAATGCACACCGTTGAGTCTCCAGTTCTTGGGGCTTTGGAACCTACCAGCAGCTTTTCTGTTTGCAGGGGAAACCAATACCTTACAATAAACGTTTTGATGGCTATCTatcacacacatagtatatactgtgtattatatcacatatatttacacattatatttatttatgcatttgtatGCTATGCTTATTAATACTATTTCTGCTTCTCTGGGGAATTGTGACTAACTCATCAGGTTCTCTTTGAGAAACACAGGCTGCTTTAGTCCCAGCTAAGGTTTGCAGGAGCTATCGCAAATAGAAGTTGGAGAAAGCCCACTAACTCACAGGGAGTTTGGTTCCTGGGGTTGCAAGCATTCAGCTCCTCTAGCCTGAGTGACACTTCTTCCCTCCCAGTCTAGTCAAAGCTATTGATCTCCAAGTGTGGCTCAGGTTTCACAGTCCCAGAGGCAGCTGTAATTAACCACCAGAGCCTTGAAAAGCTTTCCTGAGCTAAGCTGGAGCGAGCAACATTTGTAAACAGCCGTTAGCTGGAAGAAAGGGTAAAATTGCACGTGTGGTCCTATTTTCTGTCAAATGTGTTTTGAGGTTCAAAGGgattatattaaaatgaatatcCCAGGGCTCTTCATTGTTTctgccagagacagagagagagagagagagagagagagagagagagagagagagagagagagagagagagagagaagagagaagagagaagagagaagagagaagagaggagagagagagaggagagagagggaaagagggagagagaatgagagaatgagaatgCTTTCAGTAGAGCGATGGGTACCCCTCTCTATAAACTAAGGCAAGAATGTTGAAAGAACAAAATAAGCATATAGCATATAGTGAGGCTCATTTCTCATCTGTCAgctatgtgtgtgtagggaactGGAGAGACAGTCTACAGAAGACAGTGCATCTAACTCTCATGGTGTTTACAGAGTAGACATGGCAAGACCTGCCTTCTCAGCGGGCCTGAATAGAATCCCAGAGGCAAAGTAAAGCTTAAagatcatccatccatccatccatccatccatccatccatccatccatccatccaagcattatttctaattctctctgtgtgtgcatgcacacatacctgtgtgtgtgtgtgtgtgtgcacatacatgtggagacTAGAGGTTAACATCAGGTCAGATATTTTCCTCAGTTCctgtccactttattttttgagacagtatctcactgaacctgaagctcactgacttcctgtctctgcttcccagtgttgGGCTTACAGGCAGATACTACCACATCTAGCtgtttatgtgggctctggggatgtgaactcacatcctcatgcctgcacagcaagcactctactgcatGAGACACGTCCCCAGCCTGAGGACTTcttattagttactttccttgtGGTAAATGTCTGTCAAAGACGGCTTGAGAAAGTAAGGTCTCTTTTGGCACATGGTCTGATAAGGTTCATTGTGCAGAGGTGAGGCACCAGACAGGAGGAGACACAATCTCTCAAACACGTCTTCTGAGTTATCTAAGATGTATCAGCAGTTTATCAGAGAAGCACCATACTGAATGTCCAGGACCCCAACATTGAGTCAAAGAGAGAAATCCTCCTGAAAGCACTTGAAGCTGCTCTGCTCGTGTCCCTTTCACAtggcaaccccaccccccacagggaCTGATATTGTTCAACTGGAACAGTTACCATTGTTTCCAGGAGATTACagttaatttttctcttctttccataCACTTTCATCCTGGAAATATCTGGTCATGATATTttccgggggaaaaaaaaaggtcaaaagtTGCCAACTTTAAAAAAGCCAGGAACGGCAGGTCTCAGGTTCCTTTTGGAAATCGATAGGCAGTTGATTTCTTTTGTCCTGTTGGATCCACTGAGCGCAACTTTCCAATTTTCCCCTTTCAACCTGTCTCCTCATCTAGGCTGGCAAGACAGGACACTCTTCCCGGGCCTTTTGTCtcctaaaaaaattaaagtgcagTGTTGGTTGATGCTCAGAGTTAGGACTGTCAGGTTCCTGGTGGGGATTTGTCCTTGATTACCCGCTGGCCCAGAGTT
The genomic region above belongs to Acomys russatus chromosome 25, mAcoRus1.1, whole genome shotgun sequence and contains:
- the LOC127208597 gene encoding sperm motility kinase 4A-like, translating into MCGPRGELTVGPSPVPTLTYETLRAQYAILRTIGQGGCAQVKLAQHRLTGAEVAIKVLRKGRKQAFPARSEVEIMKRMNHPNIVSLLQVIETKESIFLILELADGRELLDWIQQVGCLQEGVARKIFKQIVHAMCYCHDLGIVHRDLKPDNIMVDATGKVKIIDFGLGTLVRPGKKLSGFCGALRFGAPECFLHQPYDGTKVDTWNMGVLLYFMVTGTLPFEGTTFQELGSQVLLGRYDVPSYLSQELQDIIRCLLTVNPTERPTLKDIMEHPWLRQGDEGSPNHWDDMDPRSLDPAIMAAMVDMGFDTSDIWKSLLYRLFNEPMATYSLLKRQARQQDDFISQAESVQPGLTPFPTPTDPADFPGYQKRAADKPAFQVLASSKSDSLEDSYQVGKRLKRSAILPVFPHHCLEKRTPILDVVKVPTETQHSGTADTIQGVCRVWKRWTKRIRANLLQLCCCLPPKRKRVVPQREGLQEETEALLLKGPTLFAIIMLRTTLFAIIMLRTTSFPIIMLRTTPFPIIMLRTTPFPIIMPRTKL